The Actinomyces viscosus genome segment GAAGACCGTCAACCCGTCGAGGTTCGCCGGCGGGTCCAGCGGAGGCCGGTCGACGACCGCGGCAACCGCGTGAGAGCGGATCACCATCCAGATCATGGACCCGGCCAGCGGCAGGACCACGAGCGCGATCCCCTCCCACAGGCGCGGCAGGCGCAGACGGCCATCGCCGCCGGCGTCATCGCTATCGCCGTGATGCGTGAGGTGACGCCGCACGAGGACGGTGACCACGTACCAGCCCAGGAACACCAGCGCCGCGACCACGCAGAACACGTTCTGGAACTTCACGAAGGAGAAGACGATCGATATCCCGATGAAGGGCCAGATCCCCCACTCCCCCCGCACGTAGAGCACCATGGAGGCGATGATGAGGGTCCCCGCCAGCAGGTTGAGGGCATCGGGGGTGACATAGGCGTTCGTCAGGCGGAAGCCGGGCATCGAGGCCACAGCGATCGGCAGCGCCACCGTCACGCCCCATCGGGCTCCGAGCCGGCGCAGCATCCAGGCCAGGGACACCATGCCGAGCCAGAGCCACACGGCGCCGGTGAGACGGGCCGCCGTGATGAGCTCCATGTGGAGGAGGCGCTGCAGGGGCCAGGACATCCAGCCGGTGAGGAAGAAGTAGGCCGGTGAGTGGATGTCGGCCGAGGTGTACCCGTAGATGAAGGTGTCGGAGTCCGGCACGTAGGGGGCGCAGGCTCCCTGGTGAATGACCGTGCTGGGATCGCCGAACCCCACCCCCCTGCAAGCTGCCAGGACCCGGGCGTACTGGTCCGTCTTGTCCCCGGTGAGGACCACGTCCCAGCGCTGGGCCTTGTTGACGGCGTCGATGTACTGGAACTCGTCGACGATCGACAGCGGCAGGTGCCGCACCATGAACCGGTAGGTGAGAACCCCCGAGATGAGCGCGAACAGTCCGCTCAGGGCAGCCCATCGCAGCCGGGGGGACAGCGAGACCAGTGCCGGAAGCGAGAGGCGAGGACGACTCCCCTCCGTCCCTATCTCCTCCCGGCGTTCCTCTTCCGGGTTCTTCTCACGGGATGGATCAAGGTCACGTGACGAATCCATATGATGCTTCCCCGTTCCCGTTCGGTGGCGGCGACACCGCCGAGTGTAACCGACCGGCCGGGCAAGGAACGTGAGACTCTACCGTGCCATGGCGGCGCGGTAGGCCTCGATGTGCGCCTGAGCAGAGGCCCTCCAGGTGAACTCTCCGGCCCGCTCGGCGGCAGCGGCCCCCAGTTCCCGGCGTCGCTCGGGTTCGGCGTCGAGGAGCAGCAGGGCGCGGGCGATGGCCTGGGCGTCTGACCCGCAGTAGGCGACGGCGTCTCCTCCGACCTCCGGCAGGCTCAGCTCACGGGTGGTCAGCACGGCCGCCCCGCAAGCCATGGCCTCCAGGACCGGCAGGCCGAAGCCCTCACCGATGGAGGGGTAGGCCAGGATCTCGCAGCCCGAGAGGAACCCGGGCAGGTCCGCCAGCGGCAGGTAGCCGGGCCGCAGGACGGTCAGGTGCCGGGGCACTTCGGCCAAGGCGGGCTCGATGTCCGCGTCCCAGCCGGGTCCACCGGCCAGCACCAGGGCCGGGGCGTCGTCGGAGTCACGGAAGACGCTCACCCAGGCACGCACCAGGTTGGGCACGTTCTTCCGGGGCTCCAGGGTCCCCAGGAAGCCGATGTAACGCCTGCCCTCCAGACCGAGTGACGCGGACACGCGGGCCCGCTCGGCGTCGTCGACCGGGTGGAACACGGTGGCGTCCACGCCGTGGTAGGCGACGTGGAAGCGCTCGGGGTCACCGCCGACGTACTTGACGGTCTCGTCACGGGTGGCCAGGGAGGGCACGATGAGCGCGTCGGCCCCGCGCACGGCCCGGCGAATGGCGCGGGTGAAGAACCTCTGCTTGAAGGGCGAGTGCGCCTGCGGGTGGGAGAAGAACGTGGCGTCGTGGAGGGTGACCGCCACGGGCACCTGGTACAGGACCGGGAAGGTGTAATGGGGCGAGTGCAGGACGTCGGGACGGATCCGGTGGATGAGAGCGGGTAGTCCCGTCTGCTCCCAGGCCATCCGGGCGCCACGCGACTCCATGGACTCCGAGACCGGGAAGAGGTGGGCCCGGGGCACCTTGGCGGAGAAGTGCGCCACGTCCCGCTGCTGGACGGCCATGGCCAGGTTGACGCCGGAGGCGATGAGCTCGGGGACCAGGTCGTCGACATAGCGCCCCACGCCTCCGAGATCAGCCGGGATCGCCGTCGCATCGAGAAGAACCTTCATGGGGGCAGGCTACCGCGCCGCGCGCGGTCACCCCGTACTCTGAGGCCATGAGCGCAGACCACTCCCGCCCGGCGCCCTCCCCGGCCCTCCACCCCTCCCCTGCCTCCCGCCTCAGCCCCGGTCCGGATTCGAGCCCCGCGGACCCCCGCACCGATCATCCCCGCCATCCCGGCCGCCCCCGCGGCCCGCGGGTCGGCATGGTGGTCGAGCAGCTGTGGCAGCCCGTCCCGGGGGGCTCGGGCACCTATATCGTCGAGCTGACCAGGGCACTGCGCGCCCGGCAGGTCCCGGTGGCCGGCATCGCGGCTCGTCACCAGGCGGCCCCTTCCCCCCGGGAGGTGGGCCTGCCGCCCATGCCGATGCGCCACTCCCACCTGCCGCGCACCGCCCTGTACGAGTCCTGGAACCGCCTGGGACTGCCACGGGCCGAGTCCATCCTGCCCGGAGCCCAGCTCATCCACGCCACCACCTGGGCCCTGCCCACCACCGCGCTGCCACTGGCCGTCACCGTGCACGACCTGGCCTTCCTGCGCGCCCCCGAGCACTTCACGCCCCGGGGCAACACCTACTTCAACCGCTCGCTGGAACGCGTCATCACCGAGGCGAGCGCCATCATCGTCCCCTCCCAGGCTACAGCCGACGACTGCATCGCGGCCGGGATCGACGCCGCCCGTCTCTACATCATCCCGCACGGTGTGCGCACCCGCACCGTCACCGTCAGCCAGGTCGAGACCTTCCGCGCCACGCGTGGTCTGGGGCGCGACTACATCCTGTGGACGGGCACGCGCGAGCCCCGCAAGAACCTGCTGGGCCTGCTGCGGGCCTTCGAGCTCCTCATCGAGGAGCACGATGACGCCGGCGACCTCGACCTGGTCCTGGTCGGCCCGGCCGGGTGGGGCGACGACGCCGTCGAGCGCGATCTGCTGACGCGCCTGAGTGATCGGGTCCACGTCACCGGCAGGCTCGACGACGACGAGCTGGCGGCCGCCTACAGCGGCGCGCGGGCCTTCGCCTTCCCCTCCATCTGGGAGGGCTTCGGCCTGCCGGTCCTGGAGGCCATGGCCTACGGGACTCCCGTGGTCACCAGCACCGGAACCTGCATGGCCGAGATCACCGGGGAGGCCGGTCTGCTGGCCGACCCCACCTCGCCGCGCGAGATCGCGAGCCGGCTCGCCCAGGCCATCGGTCCGGCTCACGACGAGCTGGCTCAGGCGGGCCGGGAGCGCGCCCGCACCTTCACCTGGGAGGCCTGCGCCGCCGCGCACACGGAGGTCTACCACGCCCTCATCGGGGGTGCGGTGTGACGCAGCTCGTGCGCCGCCCCTCGGCGCGCGTCGTCATCGTCAACTGGCGCCGGCCCGAGCTGACGATCCGGGCGGCGCGCTCGATCTCCGAGCAGCTGGGGAGCGGTGACGCGCTCGTCGTCGTGGACAACGCCTCTATGGACGGATCGGTCGAGCGCCTGAGCCGGGAGGGCCTGACGGTGGTCGAGTCGAGCGAGAACCTGGGCTTCGGCGCGGGGGTCAACCTCGGGGCCCGGGGCATGGGCGAGGACGTCCTCGTCCTGCTCAACAATGACGCGGTGGCCGAGCCCGGCTTCCTCGAGGCGATCCTGGGGCCGCTGAGCGATCCGCCGACGGCACCGACAGCACTGGACGAGCCCGAGGAGGCGCCCAACCTGCGGACCTCTTCTCGGGCGAGGTCGAGCTCGGCACCGGCCGCGGCGACGGCGCGCATCCTGCTGGCCGGACGTTGGAGGCCGGCCGGTCCGGGTGAGGACGCGCTGGTCTCACCGCGCACCGGCAGGTGGACGCGCGTCAGTGACGAGGAGGCCGCCCGCGGCGAGGGCGAGGTTCTGGTCAACTCCACGGGCAACCTCGTGGACGCCTCCGGCAACGGCTACGACCGCGACTGGCTGGTGCCCGCCGATCAGGAGGACTCCCCCAGCCCGGTCTTCGGCCTGTGCGGGGGCGCCTGCGCGATCCGGCGCGAGGCGTGGCAGGCCCTGGGCGGGTTCCGTGAGGACCTGTTCATGTACTACGAGGACACCGACCTCTCCTGGCGCCTGCACGAGCACGGCTGGCGGGTCGTCTACGTGTGTGATGCGGTGGTGCGCCACGAGCACGCCTCGTCCTCGGGCACCGACTCACCGATGTTCATCCGGGTCAACGCCCGCAACCGCATCCTGGTTTCCGCCGCCCACGGCCCGGCCCGGGTGGTGGTGCAGGCACTGGCCCGCACGCTCGTGCGCGGTGTGCGCGGTCCACGACGCGGCCCGGTGATGACAGGGCTCGCTCAGGCGCTCGCCGGCCTGCCACGCGAGCTGCGTCGTCGCTCGGGCGCCTCATCAAGGCGTCGGGAGTCACTGAGACGCCGCTGATCGCGGCGCTCGACTGCGCCGATCGCGCCCCACCCGCTAGAGTTACGGAACTGAGACGTAGCCGGAAGGCCCCGAGCCGTTCGGCGGCGTCATGAGACACGTCATGTGCCTATGACCGGATCGAGGAGGACCCCCGAAGATGGCTGGACAAGCCGCACGAGCCCCGCGAGTCACGGTGGTGACCCGTACCCGTAACCGCCCCCTGATGCTCAAGCGAGCGGTCCAGTCGGTCGGGGCGCAGTCCTTCCAGGACCTCGAGCTGGTCATCGTCAACGACGCCGGCGAGAGCGAGCCGGTCGACGAGGCGATGGAGAGCGCGCCCGAGTGGCTGCGGGAGCGCACCACGGTCGTCACCAACGAGGCCTCCCACGGTCGTGAGGCCGCCCTGGAGGACGGCCTGGCCGCCTCCGCCTGCGAGTTCTTCGCCATCCACGACGACGACGACTCCTGGGAGCCCGGTTTCCTGGCGGCCTGCGTGGCCCACCTCGATGAGCACCCCGGCCACGGGGCCGTGGCGACGCGCTGCGACCTGGTCGCCGAGACCGTCACCGAGGAGGGACTCACCGAGATCAACCGGGGGGTGCTGGCCCCGGACAGGGAGAGCTGGACCCTCATCGACACGATGGTGGCCAATTATGTGCCGCCGATCTCCCAGCTCATCCGCCGCGAGGTGGCCGACCGCATTGGTCACTGGGACGGCAGCCTGCTGACCCAGGCGGACTGGGACTTCAACCTGCGCCTGCTGGCGACCTCCCCAGTCGGTTTCATCGACGGTGAGCCGCTGGCGCACTGGCACCACCGCGACTCCACCGACGAGTCAGTGGGCAACTCCGTCGTCGTTGATGCTGTCAACCACCGC includes the following:
- a CDS encoding glycosyltransferase family 4 protein translates to MKVLLDATAIPADLGGVGRYVDDLVPELIASGVNLAMAVQQRDVAHFSAKVPRAHLFPVSESMESRGARMAWEQTGLPALIHRIRPDVLHSPHYTFPVLYQVPVAVTLHDATFFSHPQAHSPFKQRFFTRAIRRAVRGADALIVPSLATRDETVKYVGGDPERFHVAYHGVDATVFHPVDDAERARVSASLGLEGRRYIGFLGTLEPRKNVPNLVRAWVSVFRDSDDAPALVLAGGPGWDADIEPALAEVPRHLTVLRPGYLPLADLPGFLSGCEILAYPSIGEGFGLPVLEAMACGAAVLTTRELSLPEVGGDAVAYCGSDAQAIARALLLLDAEPERRRELGAAAAERAGEFTWRASAQAHIEAYRAAMAR
- a CDS encoding glycosyltransferase family 2 protein, with amino-acid sequence MAGQAARAPRVTVVTRTRNRPLMLKRAVQSVGAQSFQDLELVIVNDAGESEPVDEAMESAPEWLRERTTVVTNEASHGREAALEDGLAASACEFFAIHDDDDSWEPGFLAACVAHLDEHPGHGAVATRCDLVAETVTEEGLTEINRGVLAPDRESWTLIDTMVANYVPPISQLIRREVADRIGHWDGSLLTQADWDFNLRLLATSPVGFIDGEPLAHWHHRDSTDESVGNSVVVDAVNHRTDNLAIRDHYARLSLEDAGAEGSSSQGGPAEPENLGIMLVSAEYFHRLEERLRLHEEKLDHQNAYLTQSVAQLNDAVRSLRFTIGDLHESIRHILLQTHETKAKIDHLEATVKPFFRTVAQGVKRLRRG
- a CDS encoding glycosyltransferase family 2 protein, translated to MTQLVRRPSARVVIVNWRRPELTIRAARSISEQLGSGDALVVVDNASMDGSVERLSREGLTVVESSENLGFGAGVNLGARGMGEDVLVLLNNDAVAEPGFLEAILGPLSDPPTAPTALDEPEEAPNLRTSSRARSSSAPAAATARILLAGRWRPAGPGEDALVSPRTGRWTRVSDEEAARGEGEVLVNSTGNLVDASGNGYDRDWLVPADQEDSPSPVFGLCGGACAIRREAWQALGGFREDLFMYYEDTDLSWRLHEHGWRVVYVCDAVVRHEHASSSGTDSPMFIRVNARNRILVSAAHGPARVVVQALARTLVRGVRGPRRGPVMTGLAQALAGLPRELRRRSGASSRRRESLRRR
- a CDS encoding glycosyltransferase family 4 protein; the encoded protein is MVVEQLWQPVPGGSGTYIVELTRALRARQVPVAGIAARHQAAPSPREVGLPPMPMRHSHLPRTALYESWNRLGLPRAESILPGAQLIHATTWALPTTALPLAVTVHDLAFLRAPEHFTPRGNTYFNRSLERVITEASAIIVPSQATADDCIAAGIDAARLYIIPHGVRTRTVTVSQVETFRATRGLGRDYILWTGTREPRKNLLGLLRAFELLIEEHDDAGDLDLVLVGPAGWGDDAVERDLLTRLSDRVHVTGRLDDDELAAAYSGARAFAFPSIWEGFGLPVLEAMAYGTPVVTSTGTCMAEITGEAGLLADPTSPREIASRLAQAIGPAHDELAQAGRERARTFTWEACAAAHTEVYHALIGGAV